A genomic window from Pecten maximus chromosome 2, xPecMax1.1, whole genome shotgun sequence includes:
- the LOC117316312 gene encoding collagen alpha-1(I) chain-like isoform X2 has protein sequence MTSYANVRWGFLLICMIGKISAQQGINYARNGLPPPPTPAPGADCFLGGKRIPHQMPFVQCLTLDSCICVNGELLCNKIECPAQTECPLGQELVVSPESTIPCCPECQEVIGKKEMSKMQLEHQELGKLAVRSDEKAGPAMAGIPMTQGVPGPRGPQGSMGPAGPQGFMGMRGEPGETGPPGQPGQRGFPGPSGPPGADGDEGLPGEQGPSGPIGSPGNPGRPGMPGLPGPKGHRGFPGSTGKEGPIGAQGPKGPSGLSGPPGAPGPMGPTGATGERGRDGSPGPMGLRGMDGNPGETGSQGPTGNPGPPGFSGSPGAKGDSGQAGQRGPMGLSGPPGENGISGPPGTPGEAGQPGRDGASGSKGEQGLQGAPGSPGFPGPQGPPGESGESGAMGMKGEPGNNGADGREGSPGRQGLPGAQGERGLPGLAGNPGTRGPQGLPGPMGASGISGDRGPQGLQGMPGAMGPPGQQGNDGERGATGESGEPGENGQQGAAGLPGSPGPRGQPGISGNNGRQGPTGVAGIPGETGKAGEQGPTGPAGVPGLPGQSGPKGDDGTAGRPGDTGPAGRPGPRGERGPSGEGGPQGPPGSVGPQGERGETGQIGEPGFQGITGQAGAPGESGRPGESGIMGEPGVPGEAGGRGDRGFPGEPGPVGPTGAPGERGGEGPSGEVGQSGPPGPPGTRGDSGSPGLVGLPGEAGPPGLRGSQGFTGEPGESGAPGLQGVPGEQGAPGTPGLVGPASFTSPEKGDRGPPGEAGASGEPGEGGSRGYAGPPGALGPMGPPGPAGESGPEGDEGKSGPRGDPGPRGYPGEPGAAGAPGQDGLNGSPGSAGETGAMGLSGSPGAPGRPGPGGLPGEKGNTGMAGPAGRAGEQGDHGEIGPPGPPGSTGAAGFPGTDGAPGDRGSDGQIGAQGPVGAVGPQGERGGPGFPGMPGEIGPVGEAGPQGPTGNPGKDGLDGIPGPPGSPGPMGGAGYPGLPGETGSPGMDGNMGPPGLTGSKGDRGPMGTNGLQGPPGPQGPMGSVGSPGDQGERGERGASGESGPVGAPGQPGEQGPAGPQGDKGDSGAPGLRGDKGWPGLPGGQGLPGPQGNAGEMGHSGPPGPPGQPGVQGPRGQSGRDGEPGPQGLPGQQGPRGPAGNDGDSGPQGPQGPRGSPGPPAYGQMCSGGAAAPVKAGSYMYDEALRELPSTFLSGLQYSISGLNVPDGLIQI, from the exons GAGATGAGCAAAATGCAACTTGAACATCAAGAACTTGGGAAACTTGCTGTTCGTTCTGATGAGAAAGCAGGCCCAGCTATGGCGGGTATTCCAATGACACAG GGAGTTCCAGGACCACGCGGACCACAGGGATCAATGGGCCCAGCT GGACCACAAGGATTTATGGGGATGAGGGGAGAACCAGGAGAGACTGGACCACCA GGACAACCAGGACAGCGAGGATTCCCAGGCCCATCCGGTCCACCAGGAGCTGAT GGTGATGAAGGATTGCCAGGCGAACAAGGACCATCTGGACCGATCGGCTCTCCA GGAAACCCAGGACGTCCGGGTATGCCTGGCTTGCCAGGACCTAAGGGCCACAGG GGATTTCCCGGAAGCACTGGAAAAGAAGGACCAATAGGAGCACAGGGACCAAAG GGACCCTCTGGGCTTTCTGGTCCACCTGGGGCACCAGGACCAATGGGACCTACTGGAGCAACGGGAGAACGTGGAAGGGACGGATCGCCAGGACCAATG gGACTCCGGGGTATGGATGGAAATCCAGGAGAGACTGGATCCCAGGGACCAACAGGAAATCCAGGACCCCCAGGTTTCTCTGGCAGCCCAGGAGCAAAG GGTGATTCTGGACAAGCTGGTCAGCGTGGACCTATGGGTCTCTCAGGACCACCGGGTGAGAATGGAATCTCTGGACCACCCGGTACACCAGGAGAGGCTGGTCAACCAGGACGTGATGGCGCTAGTGGTTCTAAGGGAGAACAG GGTCTGCAAGGTGCTCCAGGTTCTCCAGGATTCCCAGGACCCCAAGGACCACCGGGAGAGTCTGGCGAGTCAGGAGCAATGGGAATGAAGGGTGAACCg GGAAACAATGGTGCCGACGGTCGGGAAGGAAGCCCGGGACGACAAGGTCTGCCTGGCGCTCAGGGAGAACGTGGCCTGCCGGGATTGGCTGGAAATCCAGGAACACGT GGACCACAAGGATTACCTGGACCGATGGGAGCATCAGGAATATCTGGAGACAGG GGGCCTCAAGGTCTGCAGGGAATGCCAGGAGCAATGGGACCTCCAGGTCAACAAGGCAATGACGGCGAGAGGGGAGCAACTGGAGAGTCTGGTGAACCCGGAGAGAAC GGACAGCAAGGAGCGGCAGGATTACCAGGGTCACCAGGACCACGA GGACAACCAGGAATTAGTGGAAACAATGGACGACAAGGACCAACTGGAGTAGCT GGAATCCCAGGGGAAACTGGAAAGGCTGGAGAGCAAGGACCTACCGGACCAGCAGGCGTACCCGGTCTGCCAGGGCAATCTGGACCAAAAGGAGATGAC GGTACCGCTGGAAGGCCTGGAGACACGGGACCAGCTGGGCGACCCGGACCACGTGGTGAGAGGGGACCTTCAGGAGAGGGTGGACCTCAGGGACCACCAGGGAGCGTA gGACCACAAGGTGAGCGTGGGGAGACTGGACAGATTGGAGAACCAGGATTCCAG GGAATAACTGGACAAGCCGGTGCTCCGGGAGAGTCTGGAAGACCTGGAGAATCAGGAATCATGGGAGAGCCAGGAGTTCCCGGAGAGGCTGGAGGAAGA GGTGACCGAGGATTCCCCGGAGAGCCCGGACCCGTTGGACCGACTGGTGCACCTGGAGAAAGGGGAGGCGAAGGACCTTCTGGAGAAGTCGGACAATCC GGACCCCCGGGACCACCAGGAACACGCGGTGATAGTGGATCACCCGGACTCGTA GGTCTTCCAGGAGAGGCCGGACCACCAGGATTACGAGGAAGTCAAGGTTTCACT GGAGAGCCAGGCGAATCTGGAGCCCCAGGTCTGCAGGGTGTGCCAGGAGAACAGGGAGCACCAGGAACACCGGGACTTGTCGGACCTGCCAGTTTTACTTCACCAGAGAAGGGAGACCGTGGGCCACCTGGAGAGGCCGGAGCATCAGGAGAACCTGGAGAGGGAGGATCAAGAGGTTACGCTGGACCACCAGGTGCATTAGGACCAATGGGACCACCG GGACCAGCCGGCGAAAGCGGACCTGAGGGAGACGAAGGCAAATCTGGACCAAGG GGTGACCCAGGACCAAGAGGATACCCAGGGGAACCTGGAGCTGCCGGCGCTCCT GGCCAAGATGGACTTAACGGTTCACCAGGTTCTGCTGGAGAGACTGGTGCTATGGGACTTTCAGGTTCCCCAGGTGCCCCAGGCAGGCCAGGACCAGGAGGTTTACCAGGCGAGAAGGGAAATACCGGAATGGCTGGACCAGCCGGTAGGGCAGGAGAGCAG GGAGATCATGGAGAAATTGGACCACCAGGACCTCCTGGATCAACTGGTGCTGCGGGATTCCCGGGAACTGATGGTGCCCCTGGTGACAGGGGAAGCGATGGACAGATT GGAGCACAAGGCCCTGTCGGCGCCGTTGGACCCCAGGGAGAGAGAGGTGGACCAGGATTCCCTGGAATGCCGGGAGAGATTGGACCTGTTGGAGAAGCGGGACCACAA GGTCCGACAGGAAACCCCGGAAAAGATGGACTGGACGGTATCCCTGGACCTCCAGGATCACCAGGACCCATGGGAGGCGCCGGATACCCTGGACTGCCTGGAGAGACT GGATCACCTGGCATGGATGGCAACATGGGACCCCCAGGCCTGACAGGATCAAAGGGAGACAGAGGACCGATGGGCACGAACGGACTCCAGGGACCCCCTGGACCACAG GGACCTATGGGATCGGTCGGTTCACCTGGAGATCAAGGTGAACGAGGAGAGAGG GGAGCATCAGGAGAGAGCGGCCCAGTCGGAGCACCAGGACAACCTGGAGAACAG GGACCTGCGGGACCACAAGGTGACAAGGGCGACTCTGGAGCCCCAGGATTAAGA GGAGATAAGGGATGGCCAGGTTTGCCTGGTGGGCAAGGATTACCAGGACCACAA GGAAATGCTGGTGAGATGGGACATTCTGGACCCCCAGGACCCCCGGGACAACCC GGAGTACAAGGACCACGAGGACAGAGTGGCCGTGATGGCGAGCCAGGACCCCAGGGATTACCAGGACAACAG GGACCCCGAGGACCAGCCGGAAATGATGGTGACAGT GGACCACAAGGACCACAAGGACCAAGGGGATCTCCAGGaccacca GCATATGGTCAAATGTGTTCCGGAGGAGCAGCAGCGCCAGTGAAGGCAGGAAGCTAC ATGTATGATGAAGCTCTTAGG gaACTTCCATCCACATTCCTGAGTGGCTTACAATATTCCATCTCGGGTCTTAACGTTCCCGACGGGTtaattcaaatttga